Proteins encoded in a region of the Perognathus longimembris pacificus isolate PPM17 chromosome 11, ASM2315922v1, whole genome shotgun sequence genome:
- the Tnnt2 gene encoding troponin T, cardiac muscle, with amino-acid sequence MSDAEEVVEEYEEEQEDEDWQEDHDEQEEAVDEEVDGGAEAEEAEEEAEEPKAEEDGPEDDAREAEDGPSEESKPKPRLFMPNLIPPKIPDGERVDFDDIHRKRMEKDLNELQTLIDAHFENRKKEEEELISLKDRIEKRRAERAEQQRIRSEREKERQNRLAEERARREEEENRRKAEDEARKKKALSNMMHFGGYIQKQAQTERKSGKRQTEREKKKKILAERRKVLAIDHLNEDQLREKAKELWQSIYNLEAEKFDLQEKFKQQKYEINVLRNRINDNQKVSKTRGKAKVTGRWK; translated from the exons ATGTCTGACGcggaggaggtggtggaggagtaCGAGGA GGAGCAGGAAG ACGAAGACTGGCAAGAAGACCATGATG AGCAGGAGGAGGCAGTGGACGAGGAGGTGGATGGTGGGGCCgaggctgaggaggctgaggaggaggcagaggagcccAAGGCAGAAG AGGACGGACCTGAGGACGACGCCAGGGAGGCCGAAG ATGGTCCCTCGGAGGAGTCCAAACCCAAGCCCAG GCTGTTCATGCCCAACTTGATACCGCCCAAGATCCCTGATGGAGAGCGGGTGGACTTCGAT GACATCCACCGGAAGCGCATGGAGAAGGACCTGAACGAGCTGCAGACGCTGATCGACGCTCATTTTGAGaacaggaagaaggaggaggaggagctcatTTCTCTCAAGGACAGAATC GAGAAGCGACGGGCTGAGCGCGCGGAGCAGCAGCGCATCCGCAGCGAGCGTGAGAAAGAGCGGCAGAACCGCCTGGCC GAAGAGAGGGCCAggcgagaggaggaggagaacaggagGAAGGCCGAGGATGAGGCCCGGAAGAAGAAGGCTTTGTCTAACATGATGCACTTTGGAGGATACATCCAGAAG CAAGCCCAG ACGGAACGGAAGAGTGGGAAGAGGCAGACTGAgcgggagaagaagaagaagattctGGCCGAGAGGAGAAAGGTGCTGGCTATCGACCACCTGAATGAAGACCAGCTGAG GGAGAAGGCCAAGGAACTGTGGCAGAGCATCTACAACCTGGAGGCGGAGAAGTTTGACCTGCAGGAGAAGTTCAAGCAGCAGAAATACGAA ATCAACGTTCTCCGAAACAGGATCAATGACAACCAGAAAGT CTCCAAGACCCGCGGGAAGGCCAAAGTCACTGGGCGCTGGAAGTAG